A part of Rhinoderma darwinii isolate aRhiDar2 chromosome 1, aRhiDar2.hap1, whole genome shotgun sequence genomic DNA contains:
- the LOC142651282 gene encoding perilipin-2-like isoform X1: MAEMVEQQQQNVVVRLINLPLVSSTYDMVSVYVNTRDNHPYLKSVCDVAEKSVRTITSVAVTSAMPILQKLEPQIAMANTIVCIGLDKIEEKLPILYQPTDKVVANASEAVVGAKDAVIQGFTGVVDKTKVAVQDSVAMTKSVVNGSINTVLGSSVVKIMSNRVDAALTKSETLLEQYLPPTDEELAKEATKTEGFELSVDQPSYYVRLGSLSAKARKRAYQQALTRIKDVKCRSQESIAQLQNTVDLIEYARKNMNDANHKIHDAQEKIYNKWVEWTKGTGQDSGETESTEQIESRTLNIARHLTQQLQTTCLSLVTSVQGLPKNIQNKAQNVSALAADVYQNFRSASSFREMSDGLLTTSKDQFTKMKDSMDDVMDYLVNNTPLNWLVPDFSINDLASETDGNSDVLEEELQDFSRANGCVISRE, from the exons ATGGCTGAAATGGTGGAGCAGCAGCAACAG AATGTGGTGGTAAGGCTGATAAACCTCCCATTGGTGAGCTCTACCTATGATATGGTGTCTGTCTACGTGAACACCAGAGACAACCATCCGTACTTGAAGTCTGTATGTGACGTCGCAGAGAAAAGCGTGAGGACTATCACGTCTGTGGCTGTGACCAGTGCCATGCCAATCCTCCAGAAACTTGAGCCTCAAA TTGCTATGGCTAATACCATTGTCTGCATTGGACTGGATAAGATTGAAGAGAAGCTGCCTATTCTCTATCAGCCGACTGACAAG GTTGTAGCGAACGCCTCAGAAGCAGTTGTTGGTGCCAAAGATGCTGTGATTCAGGGTTTCACAGGAGTAGTTGATAAAACTAAGGTGGCTGTGCAGGATAGTGTGGCGATGACCAAGTCTGTTGTGAACGGCAGCATTAACACTGTTCTGGGTAGCAGTGTAGTAAAGATTATGAGCAATCGTGTGGACGCTGCACTAACCAAGTCTGAAACTCTTCTGGAACAATACCTGCCGCCAACAGATGAAGAGTTGG CTAAGGAAGCCACAAAAACAGAAGGCTTTGAATTGTCCGTTGATCAGCCAAGCTATTATGTTCGTCTGGGATCCCTCTCAGCGAAGGCCCGCAAACGTGCTTATCAACAAGCTTTGACCCGAATCAAGGATGTGAAGTGCAGAAGTCAGGAATCCATTGCTCAGCTCCAGAACACTGTTGACCTG ATTGAATATGCAAGGAAGAACATGAATGATGCTAATCACAAAATCCACGATGCACAGGAGAAAATCTACAATAAGTGGGTGGAGTGGACAAAAGGCACAGGACAAGATAGTGGAGAAACTGAAAGCACTGAG CAAATTGAATCCCGCACTCTGAATATTGCTCGACACCTCACTCAGCAACTGCAAACCACATGTCTCTCCCTGGTCACAAGTGTTCAAGGACTTCCAAAGAAcattcagaacaaagctcaaaatGTTAGTGCCTTGGCTGCAGATGTCTATCAAAACTTCCGTTCTGCCTCTTCCTTCAGAGAAATGTCTGATGGCCTCTTAACCACCAGTAAGGACCAGTTCACAAAAATGAAGGACTCTATGGATGATGTGATGGACTACTTGGTTAACAACACTCCACTAAATTGGCTG gtACCTGACTTCAGCATCAATGACCTTGCATCTGAAACTGATGGAAACTCAGATGTATTGGAGGAAGAACTGCAAGATTTCTCACGTGCTAACGGCTGTGTAATAAGCAGAGAATAA
- the LOC142651282 gene encoding perilipin-2-like isoform X2 codes for MAEMVEQQQQNVVVRLINLPLVSSTYDMVSVYVNTRDNHPYLKSVCDVAEKSVRTITSVAVTSAMPILQKLEPQIAMANTIVCIGLDKIEEKLPILYQPTDKVVANASEAVVGAKDAVIQGFTGVVDKTKVAVQDSVAMTKSVVNGSINTVLGSSVVKIMSNRVDAALTKSETLLEQYLPPTDEELAKEATKTEGFELSVDQPSYYVRLGSLSAKARKRAYQQALTRIKDVKCRSQESIAQLQNTVDLIEYARKNMNDANHKIHDAQEKIYNKWVEWTKGTGQDSGETESTEQIESRTLNIARHLTQQLQTTCLSLVTSVQGLPKNIQNKAQNVSALAADVYQNFRSASSFREMSDGLLTTSKDQFTKMKDSMDDVMDYLVNNTPLNWLVGPFYPQLADSQHGEQQVDGGDSANKE; via the exons ATGGCTGAAATGGTGGAGCAGCAGCAACAG AATGTGGTGGTAAGGCTGATAAACCTCCCATTGGTGAGCTCTACCTATGATATGGTGTCTGTCTACGTGAACACCAGAGACAACCATCCGTACTTGAAGTCTGTATGTGACGTCGCAGAGAAAAGCGTGAGGACTATCACGTCTGTGGCTGTGACCAGTGCCATGCCAATCCTCCAGAAACTTGAGCCTCAAA TTGCTATGGCTAATACCATTGTCTGCATTGGACTGGATAAGATTGAAGAGAAGCTGCCTATTCTCTATCAGCCGACTGACAAG GTTGTAGCGAACGCCTCAGAAGCAGTTGTTGGTGCCAAAGATGCTGTGATTCAGGGTTTCACAGGAGTAGTTGATAAAACTAAGGTGGCTGTGCAGGATAGTGTGGCGATGACCAAGTCTGTTGTGAACGGCAGCATTAACACTGTTCTGGGTAGCAGTGTAGTAAAGATTATGAGCAATCGTGTGGACGCTGCACTAACCAAGTCTGAAACTCTTCTGGAACAATACCTGCCGCCAACAGATGAAGAGTTGG CTAAGGAAGCCACAAAAACAGAAGGCTTTGAATTGTCCGTTGATCAGCCAAGCTATTATGTTCGTCTGGGATCCCTCTCAGCGAAGGCCCGCAAACGTGCTTATCAACAAGCTTTGACCCGAATCAAGGATGTGAAGTGCAGAAGTCAGGAATCCATTGCTCAGCTCCAGAACACTGTTGACCTG ATTGAATATGCAAGGAAGAACATGAATGATGCTAATCACAAAATCCACGATGCACAGGAGAAAATCTACAATAAGTGGGTGGAGTGGACAAAAGGCACAGGACAAGATAGTGGAGAAACTGAAAGCACTGAG CAAATTGAATCCCGCACTCTGAATATTGCTCGACACCTCACTCAGCAACTGCAAACCACATGTCTCTCCCTGGTCACAAGTGTTCAAGGACTTCCAAAGAAcattcagaacaaagctcaaaatGTTAGTGCCTTGGCTGCAGATGTCTATCAAAACTTCCGTTCTGCCTCTTCCTTCAGAGAAATGTCTGATGGCCTCTTAACCACCAGTAAGGACCAGTTCACAAAAATGAAGGACTCTATGGATGATGTGATGGACTACTTGGTTAACAACACTCCACTAAATTGGCTGGTAGGTCCCTTTTACCCACAACTGGCTGATAGCCAACATGGGGAGCAACAAGTTGATGGGGGTGACTCTGCCAACAAGGAATGA